GGAGCGCGGCAGCGGGGCAGCGGGGCAGCGCGGCAGCGGGGCGAGCTCACCGGCCGGCCTTCCGTCAACGCCCAGATCGAGCGATTAAGGCATCGATTGGGTTCAAAGTTTGCGCTTGAGCGCTTGCGGGTCAACTACGGCtaaagaaaagtgaaaaaaacacaacaatgcaCAGAGCTCCGTCCGTGCAGAGGTAGGTGCCTGACGTCACGGGAAAGTGTTACATTGTTGCTCGAGCACATGACTGCAACTCTCTGCGCTTCAGCGGGAGCGAGGGGGATGCgggagagaggaggaggagccagCCCAGGTGCTCACGTAaagagccagccagccagccagccagccagccagcgcgcgcacgcacgcacgccaaACGAGCAGCACTCAACTTTGTGAATGAACAATAGCTGGATGCAAGCGCAGAGTCGGAACGTTTGGGGAGGTCTCACGGTGATATTGTTGTGATCCAACAAGTGGAGGGAGCCATGTTCCGGAGAAGCAAGAGCAAAGCGTTGGTGGAAGAGGCGccggaggaggacgacgacaTGTCTTGGCACTTCCGTCACTGCTACAAGGTAACTCGCTGTTTGGACTCTTGTCAACTTTTTCTGCTTAAGTGGTCAAGACATTCCAGGGCTGACAATTTTGTCTAGAGTTGATTCAATATGGCTCCAAGTCAGCGGACTATCTTAAGGACACCTTTCAATGATAAATTGAAGTCAATGAACAAAGTGGAATCACAAgacggcaggcaggcaggcaggcaggcaggcaggcaggcaggcaggcaggcaggcaggcaggcagcgagcgagcgagcgagcgccccGAAAGGTTCCGTGTCAGCCGCAGTTTGcgagcagctgcagcagctgctTTATGTCAAAGTGTGGTGAGAATggcgagagggggggggggcatgacCTTCAACCCACAAACACTTTTGGGACTCCATCTAATCTTATTTGGTTTCATGCCACTGGCTTTTCCTGGCGTATTTACGAGCGGCTCCTCCGCTACGGCTCTGACGTGGACATTTTGCATCTCGGCCGTCTGTCCAAACATTCCAAGGTTGCACAATAGAACCTCTGAACCCTCGGACGGTCCTTTACTGCCTTTCTCAGGCCGGACCTCTCCGGCGTGCTTCTCCCTTGGGAATTTGGATTCCCGCTCCGATCTGAGAGGTGAATAAATCCCACGGGCCTTCGCTCAGTCACAAGGACAAGTCGGAGCTTTTCCCAAGGAGGGGGCCGGGCGGGGCCGGGGAGGTCACACTTGATCAACATGAAGACAAGGATGACTCTTGCTTCTCCTCCACCACGCGACACTGGACCACATTGGCAGATAGACAACGGGatgtccatccatcatttGCTCTCCTGCAGACGTTCCAGCGTAAGCCACTTTGAAGCCATTGCGGTggatttgacaaaaacaaacaggacgGACCTTTGTCATCAGCAGAGACCCTCGCTCGGTGTTGTGAAGGTTATAACTTGGTTCGGGCTCTAACggagtcgcccccccccccccccccccccccacacacacacacgtgtttgCTTTGGGGGGGTGCAATTGTCTCAACTGGCACACGTGTGCATTTCaggacaaagacgtggaaggagaggaagaggaggaagccaTCACGCACGTATCCAAGGTAAACAACAAATTCCATTTAATTCCTTCGGGCAGCTTGAGCATTAGCATCGAGTTTAGCTTTTGCGACATCTTTCCAGATTCTAATGCAAACGTCACGTAAACATCTCGCCAGAGCTACATGAAAATGTAGCTTTGCTACGGCTGGACGAAAAATCAGTGCAGCAAAGGCGCTAACAGAGCACGAGCGGTGGACCTGgttgcacgcacgcacgtggCGTTCTTGTCAAATGCCGAGAAGCTGAGCAAAAGCAGAGCCGCTCGGCGGCGGCGCCAGTGTTTATCTGTAAACATGTCCATCAGTTAACATCAGCACAAGCGAGTGCTTATCTAGCTCCGTTGCGCGTGCTGTCTTAAAAGGCTGACTCGGAATCGCTCAAAACCGCAATTTGGAATTTGctgtcacacgcacacacaatgttGGGTCGGGTGGAGGCGACGCTGTTGACTTTGTTTGTACGTTGGGCTGGAGAAGGGAAGGAAAGGCAACATTCTTTGAGACATTGAGaaagagggaggaagggaggccCAAAATAGGCCTTTCACTCGGCCATGCAACTTTGGCTTCAGCGGACCTTTGCTAGGCACGATTGGATTTGTTTTGCCTCAGCAGCGACTTCTTCACACGCAAACAAAAGCGGCGGCCTCGGCGTCATCGGCGGCCTCGGCGTCATCCCAATGTTTTGATAAGAGCCAAGCGGAGACAAAAGCAAGAGCGTCCGTCAAGATTGCTCCATAATCTCGCCGCTTACGAGTCCACCGAGGCTTGAGAAAGAACTCTGTGTGCCGTAGTTTTGCGTCACATGCTTTGGAGGACACGAAAAGACTCAAAGAGGTCAAGCGTGCTTGCTTCAAGCCATTTGGAAAaaggacaacaaaatgaaaggaaatggtcaaatgttcttttttgcGTTGGAAACGTTACGGCTGTAAATGTCTTCTTGTGACAGGAGGCCAAGGTGAAGACGATGTCCAAAAAAGacaggaaggagaagaagatgtTGTCCTCCAAAGACGACGAACACTTTTTGCTGACCGGAGAGAAGCTGGCGGAGCGCCCGGGGTAAACGTGCAAACTTTCAGACAAGTCTCAGCTCACCTCACCACAAGGTTGAGGCTTTGATGGGATCTTCAAGGTGGACGGTCCAAAGATGACAATGGTTTCTTTGCAGGTGTCCGAAGAAAGAGAAATGCGAGAAGCCCGACAAAGCGCTTTGCTTCTGGGAAAGCGTCACCATGACCATGAGACACATTTCCCCCGCCAAAAAGACGGACGGGCGGGAGACATCCCAAGCGCGGGACCACGGCGCCGGCCCAAACGGACGCTCGCCCTCTCGGAGCCCCCCCTGCGCCGTCAAGTGGACGTCGCGCGCCAAAGTCAGGCTGGCCGGAATGGGCAGGATGCCCAGGAAGAGTCTGTCGGACGCCGCCTGGCAAGGCCTGGACTAGACTAGACCTTCTCTCAGTCACAGACGCCAACAAGGAATAGTTTGAGCGCCAAAGGCGGCGGAGTGGTGATTTGCGGCCCCTTTAGAGTGCCTCGTCGTTGGTTGCATATTTGGCTTTGGACGTGGAGGCAtccgtttttttcctttcgtTTGTGACGCCAGGTTTGTCGTAGAACAGTCAGCCCGTTGAAAACGGAAGCCGACGTACCGTACGCGCTGCGCTGGCTCTCGTGTCATGCATGTCGAGTGCCGTGAAGCAATCGAGCAAATGATTTcctcattcattttgtttgttcccaCAAGGATTTCCAGGGCTTTCATAATCAAAAGGAATGCCACGCTTATAGAACTCAGGCAtcacacttgtttttttgaagaaaaagacaaagagaaaATAGAGAGCAGATTTTTGCAAGGGTATCTGAcactgacttttcttttttttcctttggttTCATTTGATCAAAGGAAAAGTGAAGTGGAAGAGGCCATTTTGGTCAtcttgcagcagcagcagcagcagcagattgAAGCGCTTCTTCACTTTCCAACGCCAGAGTTAATAAAGAAAGAAgatgggcgggcgggcagccatccatccatccatccatccatctagtGTCTTTCTGATTGTAAACATTTAATGGTTTAGTCACGCTGGTCCCCGGAAAGACGCACAAGAGGAAGAAAGATTACAAAAAAGTTGCAAGACGGATACAAAAGTTCCACAACGGCCATAAATAACATTTCCCTTTGACAACTCTTAATGGCGACTGAGTGACAAAATAAGTGTCAACAGACGCGTGTGCTCCGTTATGAAGCACAAAACAATTGCACAATTGGGTCAATATCAACTCGCTCTAAAAGACACTTTGTACATGGATATTTACACACAGGGCTTGGATTGTTTCCTGTCGCCGCATCTTCAAGCGCGCCTCGTTCTGAGCCCAAAAGGTAAAGAAGGTTTGGATCTGGTACACTCACGGCTTGGGACGCTACGGGGGGGCGGGGCCGGGTGGGCGGGCGTCTAGAAGCGAAAGAGGTCGATGAAGTGCTGCGGCGAGATGGGCAGCAGGCAGCCGTCGGGGTCGTTGGCCGTGCACGGGTGGCCGCAGTCCTGTCAAAACAAGCGGGCGGTCGGTCGGCTCATTCGGACCGGAGCGGGGGGAGGGAAAAACGCACTTCACCCCGCGGTCACAAGAGGGCGATAAATGGCAAGAGAAGAGCCTTTCCTCGTTACCTTCCAGAAGAGGACGCTGCAGTGCCTGCAGAAGTGCAAGGTGTCGCCGTACTGCTCCTTGACGGGGTAACGCTTGTGCAGGGTGAAGTACATCAGCTTCCAGTCGACGCCGTCGCTCTTGGTGAGGACCAAATGCCGAGAGAGGTGCTGGAAGAGACGCCGTTGAAAAACAgcgggaagggaagggaaggagCGGCGGAACACCCAAAGTCGTTTGCGGCTCTCACCGGCTTGTCCGAGAAGTGGAAATGGCACAGCCG
The Syngnathus acus chromosome 24, fSynAcu1.2, whole genome shotgun sequence genome window above contains:
- the si:ch211-225h24.2 gene encoding si:ch211-225h24.2 isoform X2, producing MFRRSKSKALVEEAPEEDDDMSWHFRHCYKDKDVEGEEEEEAITHVSKEAKVKTMSKKDRKEKKMLSSKDDEHFLLTGEKLAERPGCPKKEKCEKPDKALCFWESVTMTMRHISPAKKTDGRETSQARDHGAGPNGRSPSRSPPCAVKWTSRAKVRLAGMGRMPRKSLSDAAWQGLD
- the si:ch211-225h24.2 gene encoding si:ch211-225h24.2 isoform X1 — protein: MKTRMTLASPPPRDTGPHWQIDNGMSIHHLLSCRRSSVSHFEAIAVDLTKTNRTDLCHQQRPSLGVVKDKDVEGEEEEEAITHVSKEAKVKTMSKKDRKEKKMLSSKDDEHFLLTGEKLAERPGCPKKEKCEKPDKALCFWESVTMTMRHISPAKKTDGRETSQARDHGAGPNGRSPSRSPPCAVKWTSRAKVRLAGMGRMPRKSLSDAAWQGLD